The sequence GCTCGCTGATCGGTGCCCTGGTGCTCTATGCGCTGGGCCGCCAACTCACCGTGACCCGGCTGGGAAGCGTGCTTACAAGCCGGCCCTTCCGGCTGCTCGGTTTTCGCCACGACGATGCCCAAAAAGCTGTCGATTGGTTTAACCAGCACGGCACCGGCGGAATCCTGTACGGCCGGTGCATTCCCGTCATCCGCAGCCTAATCTCGATTCCGGTGGGGATTGCCCAAACATCGCTCCCCCGTTTCTGCCTGCTGACGACAATCGGAAGCGCGGTCTGGAACACCATTTTGGTTGGTCTCGGTGCCTGGGTGGGCGCATCATGGTCAAAGATCGTGACCATTTTCGACCAGTACACCACCGTGGCGATAGTGATCATGGTATTCATTGCTGCCTATTTTCTGTATCGGTGGTATCAAAAACGAATTAAGAAGTGACAAAAAGGCCCCGTTCGCGTTGTTGCGAACGGGGCCTTTTTTCGCCTCTGAATGGAAAAGCAGATTTCTAAAGTCCTTCCCCACTTTTTACTACAATGAAGGCTTGTCAATAAACTCAACTGGCAAAACTGTCAGGTCACTCTGGGTTGTCTTGCCTTGAATCTGGTGGAGCAGTTTCTTGGCGGCAAGCCGACCCATTAATTCAACATCCTGCTTTAGTAGAAAGATCCCACCCTG comes from Limosilactobacillus sp. and encodes:
- a CDS encoding DedA family protein — translated: MNAWITTLINHYGYLAITLLIALENIFPPLPSEIILTMSGFLATKSALTIGGVIFSATVGSLIGALVLYALGRQLTVTRLGSVLTSRPFRLLGFRHDDAQKAVDWFNQHGTGGILYGRCIPVIRSLISIPVGIAQTSLPRFCLLTTIGSAVWNTILVGLGAWVGASWSKIVTIFDQYTTVAIVIMVFIAAYFLYRWYQKRIKK